Proteins from one Impatiens glandulifera chromosome 2, dImpGla2.1, whole genome shotgun sequence genomic window:
- the LOC124925497 gene encoding uncharacterized protein LOC124925497 isoform X9, which translates to MKGNYTTSSLKSPADALERPVKVDELISSSTDGQTSSNRIVFFDNDIGIWKCRCCSWTYRKGTPWIDHIQDPTRNPRHRCIFCEIRGGEFKHLFSDIGPNDVQGLVFEKNVGDNGLFSTSVELDAQRIQSNGFNHQNEENHIDASNLDLGVQPVEKSSNGYSMNTSSPEITAASDEGSLMKETDSEKTEYDVERVLEKQNTHDLYCPNCRSCITRRVILRKRKRTVSISKELETEIVPYLDLDPTEDQGGKALDNKRLATTEKVTIHEGGSSSAANDSDRDNEPEMFRCLSCFSFFIPTGNGFRLFNLPGEKIAKENREKIDTISAPRKAWWHFMFHSDKVPNSETDNENLQKGDIGTSSELLSPSDSSNMPAKEETNKTELHDGIRIVPYPAKAPELFGKVIFNAGEKPDGAMDNGRAKEETNKTELHDGTIIVPFPAKAPGMIGKVIFNAGEKPDGAMDNDRGNEETNKTELHDGTSVVPYPAKAPEMIGQVIFNVGEKPDGAMDNGRGRFAMDHSSAQSGSTIVKHTGNIVPKHQQDGLKVLVNESFNPINPLVVEETVKGLNPNLAGQQDLDGVNLSSAKSDQELRDAAMEENIIGDLHPKKQFVEARHNDGSTIGDENSLNKSSTNSKPDQELRDAVMGKNTFGDLLPKEQVVEVKYNDGSSIEDENSLNKNSTYCLNLSSAKEDSELRDAIIEENILGDLLPNKQVVETRHNDGSAIEDENSPNETSTNFLHFGVSGYPVVGTKVDIHIEKPLKDDTDLSISIHNSSLLPDKKVTGTSDLKVVLENKDAGGGDTVIHIGDRPEFVALPSSRDVVETGAVQQTRQAEARGTNGLDIVKSIVYGGLIESITSLGIVSSAVGADAATLNIFALSIANLVGGIFLIIHNIWDLRAEHDATNTSTEATNTNVDGATSTLRKDRYLELLGCRENFWIQATVGILSFLIFGMIPPVTYGFSFRKSDDMDFKLAAVATASLLCIALLASGKAYIQRQPAKGYVKTVVYYIIMGFMASGISYVAGDLIKKLLEKLGLFESGEAAFNMSIIQTVPTETVGSSSY; encoded by the exons ATGAAAGGTAATTATACAACATCTTCGTTGAAGTCGCCGGCCGATGCACTAGAACGGCCTGTAAAGGTGGATGAACTGATATCCTCAAGTACAGATGGTCAAACAAGTTCGAATAGGATCGTCTTCTTTGATAATGATATTG GAATATGGAAATGTCGATGTTGCTCTTGGACCTACAGAAAAGGGACTCCTTGGATTGATCATATTCAGGACCCTACTAGAAATCCACGGCATCGATGTATCTTTTGTGAGATTCGAG GTGGTGAATTTAAGCATCTGTTCTCAGATATAGGACCTAATGATGTTCAAGGTCTTGTTTTTGAGAAAAACGTTGGAGATAATGGATTATTTTCCACTTCAGTGGAGCTTGATGCTCAAAGAATTCAGAGCAATGGCTTTAACCATCAAAACGAAGAGAACCACATTGATGCCAGCAATTTGGATCTTGGGGTTCAGCCTGTTGAAAAATCTTCTAATGGATACAGCATGAACACCTCTTCTCCTGAGATAACCGCAGCAAGTGATGAAGGTAGTCTCATGAAAGAGACTGACTCTGAAAAAACTGAATATGATGTTGAAAGGGTATTAGAGAAGCAGAACACCCATGATCTCTATTGCCCTAATTGTCGTTCTTGTATTACCAGAAGGGTTATTCTGCGGAAACGAAAACGGACTGTCTCTATTTCAAAAGAATTGGAAACCGAAATTGTACCTTATTTAGATCTTGATCCTACTGAAGATCAAGGTGGTAAGGCACTTGATAATAAGAGATTGGCTACAACTGAAAAGGTCACTATCCATGAAGGTGGTTCCTCATCAGCAGCCAATGATTCTGATCGAGATAATGAGCCAGAGATGTTCAGATGCTTGTCATGCTTTAGCTTTTTCATTCCGACAG GTAATGGTTTTAGACTATTTAATCTACCTGGAGAGAAAATTGCGAAGGAAAACAGAGAAAAAATTGACACAATATCAGCACCAAGGAAGGCCTGGTGGCACTTCATGTTTCACTCAGATAAGGTGCCAAACTCAG AAACTGATAACGAAAATCTCCAAAAAGGTGACATTGGAACGTCGAGTGAGCTTTTATCTCCTTCCGATTCTTCTAATATGCCAGCAAAAGAAGAAACTAACAAGACTGAATTGCATGATGGAATAAGGATTGTGCCTTATCCAGCCAAAGCCCCTGAATTGTTTGGAAAGGTCATATTTAATGCAGGAGAGAAACCAGATGGTGCAATGGATAATGGCAGAG CAAAAGAAGAAACTAATAAAACTGAATTGCATGATGGAACAATTATTGTGCCTTTTCCAGCGAAAGCCCCTGGAATGATTGGAAAGGTAATATTTAATGCAGGAGAGAAACCAGATGGTGCAATGGATAATGACAGAG gaaatgaagaaactaaTAAAACTGAATTGCATGATGGAACAAGTGTTGTGCCTTATCCAGCCAAAGCCCCTGAAATGATTGGACAGGTCATATTTAATGTAGGAGAGAAACCAGATGGTGCAATGGATAATGGTAGAG GCCGGTTTGCAATGGATCATTCATCGGCACAATCTGGTTCCACCATTGTCAAGCATACTGGAAATATTGTACCTAAGCATCAACAAGATGGGCTAAAAGTTTTGGTTAATGAAAGTTTCAACCCTATCAATCCTTTAGTTGTGGAGGAAACAGTGAAAGGTCTGAATCCCAATCTGGCAGGACAACAGGATTTGGATG GTGTGAACCTCTCGTCAGCAAAATCAGATCAAGAACTCAGAGACGCGGCCATGGAAGAAAATATAATTGGAGATCTTCATCCTAAGAAACAATTTGTTGAAGCCAGACATAACGATGGATCAACAATTGGAGATGAAAACTCTCTTAACAAAAGTAGCACCAACT CAAAACCAGATCAAGAACTCAGAGATGCGGTTATGGGAAAAAATACATTTGGTGATCTTCTTCCCAAGGAACAAGTTGTTGAAGTCAAGTATAATGATGGGTCTTCCATTGAAGATGAAAATTCTCTTAACAAAAATAGCACCTACT GCTTGAACCTCTCGTCAGCAAAAGAAGATTCAGAACTCAGAGACGCgattattgaagaaaatatactTGGTGATCTTCTTCCCAACAAACAAGTTGTTGAAACCAGGCATAACGATGGATCTGCAATTGAAGATGAAAATTCTCCTAACGAAACTAGCACCAACT TTCTTCATTTTGGAGTTTCTGGATATCCTGTTGTTGGCACTAAGGTGGATATACATATTGAGAAACCCCTGAAAGATGATACGGATTTAAGTATATCCATTCATAATTCTTCACTGCTTCCTGATAAAAAAGTCACGGGTACATCAGATCTGAAAGTTGTCCTGGAAAATAAAGATGCAG GTGGTGGTGATACGGTTATTCACATAGGAGACCGGCCTGAGTTTGTAGCTCTTCCAAGCTCTCGTGATGTGGTTGAAACAGGAGCTGTACAACAAACCAGACAGGCTGAAGCTAGAGGCACTAATGGGCTGGACATTGTCAAGAGTATTGTATATGGTGGTCTGATTGAATCAATAACAAGCCTAGGCATTGTGTCATCAGCAGTCGGTGCTGATGCTGCTACAT TGAATATTTTTGCATTGTCAATTGCCAATTTGGTTGGTGGGATTTTTCTGATTATTCACAAT ATTTGGGACCTTAGAGCTGAACATGATGCTACAAACACTTCTACAGAAGCGACAAACACTAACGTTGATGGAGCCACCTCCACCCTTAGAAAAGATCGTTACCTCGAATTACTAGGCTGTAGAGAAAACTTCTGGATTCAAGCAACTGTTGGTATATTGTCGTTTCTAATATTTGGTATGATACCTCCTGTTACTTATGGCTTCTCTTTCCGTAAGAGTGATGATATGGATTTCAAATTAGCGGCAGTTGCCACAGCCTCTTTGTTATGCATCGCTCTACTTGCTTCTGGAAAAGCGTATATCCAGAGACAGCCAGCCAAGGGTTATGTTAAAACTGTAGTGTACTATATTATTATGGGATTTATGGCATCAGGCATTTCTTATGTAGCTGGTGATCTTATCAAGAAGCTGTTGGAGAAACTTGGTTTATTTGAGTCTGGTGAAGCAGCTTTCAACATGTCCATCATCCAGACAGTGCCAACAGAAACAGTGGGGAGTTCCTCGTATTAA